The region tacatatcgcagcatacagtatcacacatgatagggttagatacatatcgcagcatacagtatcacacatgatagggttagatacatatcgcagcatacagtatcacacatgatagggttagatacatatcgcagaagacagtatcacacatgatagggttagatacatatcgcagaagacagtatcacacatgatagggttagatacatatcgcagcatacagtatcacacatgatagggttagatacatattgcagcatacagtatcacacatgatagggttagatacatatcgcagcagacagtatcacacatgatagggttagatacatatcgcagcatacagtatcacacatgataggattagatatatGGCTCAGCAAACATTATTACACATGATAAATCACGGATgcttatgcatatatatatatatatatatatatatatatatatatatatatatatatatatatatatatccccagtccACTCTTCAGCCCTCTCCTCACTAACATTACCATATGAATCTGACCCCGTCTACTTCATTATAGGAGCCATACTAACAGGCATGGAGTATAAGGACAATAAATGTATCAGATATTTGTCAGAACATTAATATCACAGAAATATAACATAGAATTAGTCACTTACCCCAGTTCCTGCAGGTTATGTAAAGCTGGTGCAAGTCTCTCTAATCCTTCAGGGTCTAATGAGCATCCAGATAGATTGAGTTCTTCTATATTTCTGCAGGTTTCCATGATGAATGATAACACTGTGCAGTCTAGAGCCGACATGTGATCACCAGAAAGGTCTAATTCTCTGCATGATTGTAATAATTCCTGCACTAGAGGTTTATTCTGGGATTCATACAGATAGTAGAATGTCCTGAGATGTTGCTTCTTGTTGTCATTTTCCCCCAGACTCAAAAGATCAAAGTTCTTCAGCCAAGTGATGACATCTCTGGAGGCCTGAGCCGCTTGTGTGTCCAGGTATCCAGTTAGTAGTGACCTGGTGGAGGCGTCTGATAGACCACACAGGAAACGGAGGAACATCTCACCACGTCCATCACGATAGGATTTTGCCCTTTTTAGTGATTCCTGTAACTTCTCAGGAGAATAATCAGCATAATGCACCAAGGCAGAGAAGAACTCCTGAACAGTGAGATGTAAGAAGGAATAGGTCACAGGTTCCTCCGATTCCATCAGAAAACTTGATAAGAGCTTTGACTTATTGTCCACATGGAAAGAACCCAGATCTCGATCATCAAATATAATCATGTGATTCATGACTCCATGTTCTGCCATCCATCCGATGGACTGCAGGACCTTCTGAGCGTCACTTTTCTCCAggctgtgattggtcaggatgtTGGCGACAAATGTGGCAAAGAGCTGGGTGACTGTTTTGGGTAATAATGATGGCGGCTGATCACTAGTTGTCTGGAAGCTCCTGGATAACACTGTACAGATGATCCAGCAGTAGGACGGGAGGTAACAGAACGTGTACAATGTGTCATTCTGCTTCACATAAGTAAAAGCCTTTTCTGCCAGTTCAGGGTCAGAGAAGAAATTCCCAAAGTACGTCTGTCGATCTTCTGGAAAAAACCCAATGATCTCTACTATTCGCTGGAAAACCTCACAATCTATTGATGCCAGTCTGGTGGGACGACTGGTCATTAGAACAGAACAACCATTAAGAAGAGACTTTCTCACCAAActatccacaatctgaccacaaTGTCCGCGCTCTCTAGGATTAGAGAACAAGTGACCGGATGTGAAATCCATTGTATGATTGCTTTCATCTAATCCATCAAATATGAAGAGAAGTTTCTCTGGATCTTGTAAGATGTTCTCAATCTGCGGCTCCAGATACGGGTATTGTTGGAGGATCATGGTCTCCAGACAAACCTCATCCAGTCTGTTCAGCTCCCGGAATTTGAAGAAGAAGACAAAAGAGAATCTTTGATAGAGATCGCCCCTCACCCAGTCATAGACAAACTTCTGCATCAGCGTTGTCTTCCCTACACCCGGCACTCCGCTcaccattactatatggggcacaagtcTGGATTGGTGACACCAGCGGAATATCTTGTTGGGAGAAATGCGCTGTAATTCATTTTGAGTTTCCATTAAATATTTCCCATGTTTTATCCCGATCCCTATGAGCTCATTCTCAGAGCGGTTCCTAAACTGATCAGTGGAGACAACAATGAGGTTCACATAGCATGTCCACAATGGGAAGCTTTTCTCTTCCAGGTTACATCTTGAAGGTTTGTTCTCTATAAGTTTCTCAGTCTTTTCATATAAATGTTTCTTGTGAAGGTTCTGGACATCTGTAGAGAATAGGAAGAGAAAGGTCAAATACAAGGGCGTAACTAgagatggctgggccccatagcaaactttccaacgGGGCCCCCCCTCCCGGCTAATGGGGGGAAAATGGacgcgtggtttcggccacatgcagtgtctgaattttttttttacatggtttttaactgcttacctGATCAGCATATTGTCTGTAGCAATCCTCGtcacaggatt is a window of Dendropsophus ebraccatus isolate aDenEbr1 chromosome 5, aDenEbr1.pat, whole genome shotgun sequence DNA encoding:
- the LOC138792249 gene encoding NACHT, LRR and PYD domains-containing protein 3-like isoform X1, which encodes MSAITPSDDDDTRWFHQGIFQYEDHVLRMTYEYFQDDLQLIVENLDPHPLLRELKARNIPDIEEYQSLEDDRRTLARTLLRDMYDRGREAVIALWVSLYVLQKNHGSLDLHAVLEEVRHTGDSLVEQIILDKDGHQLTPKLIDVQNLHKKHLYEKTEKLIENKPSRCNLEEKSFPLWTCYVNLIVVSTDQFRNRSENELIGIGIKHGKYLMETQNELQRISPNKIFRWCHQSRLVPHIVMVSGVPGVGKTTLMQKFVYDWVRGDLYQRFSFVFFFKFRELNRLDEVCLETMILQQYPYLEPQIENILQDPEKLLFIFDGLDESNHTMDFTSGHLFSNPRERGHCGQIVDSLVRKSLLNGCSVLMTSRPTRLASIDCEVFQRIVEIIGFFPEDRQTYFGNFFSDPELAEKAFTYVKQNDTLYTFCYLPSYCWIICTVLSRSFQTTSDQPPSLLPKTVTQLFATFVANILTNHSLEKSDAQKVLQSIGWMAEHGVMNHMIIFDDRDLGSFHVDNKSKLLSSFLMESEEPVTYSFLHLTVQEFFSALVHYADYSPEKLQESLKRAKSYRDGRGEMFLRFLCGLSDASTRSLLTGYLDTQAAQASRDVITWLKNFDLLSLGENDNKKQHLRTFYYLYESQNKPLVQELLQSCRELDLSGDHMSALDCTVLSFIMETCRNIEELNLSGCSLDPEGLERLAPALHNLQELGLVANDLPDTSCPQLASVIRNNPSLKRLYLSGNRLSGPHFRDLVAALSSPDCRIEYLGLDNNNLPDTSCPQLASVIRNNPSLKRLVLHDNSLSGPHFSDLVEALSSPACSIEELGLSNNNLPDTSCPQLASVIRNNPSLKILDLSYNRLSGPHFSDLAEALSSPACRIEELELDNNNLPDTSCPQLASVIRNNPSLKSLLLHNNDLSGPHFSDLVEALSSPACRIKYLEMWANGFSDEEEEEIRKIERIKRNMQIYY
- the LOC138792249 gene encoding NACHT, LRR and PYD domains-containing protein 3-like isoform X2 yields the protein MTYEYFQDDLQLIVENLDPHPLLRELKARNIPDIEEYQSLEDDRRTLARTLLRDMYDRGREAVIALWVSLYVLQKNHGSLDLHAVLEEVRHTGDSLVEQIILDKDGHQLTPKLIDVQNLHKKHLYEKTEKLIENKPSRCNLEEKSFPLWTCYVNLIVVSTDQFRNRSENELIGIGIKHGKYLMETQNELQRISPNKIFRWCHQSRLVPHIVMVSGVPGVGKTTLMQKFVYDWVRGDLYQRFSFVFFFKFRELNRLDEVCLETMILQQYPYLEPQIENILQDPEKLLFIFDGLDESNHTMDFTSGHLFSNPRERGHCGQIVDSLVRKSLLNGCSVLMTSRPTRLASIDCEVFQRIVEIIGFFPEDRQTYFGNFFSDPELAEKAFTYVKQNDTLYTFCYLPSYCWIICTVLSRSFQTTSDQPPSLLPKTVTQLFATFVANILTNHSLEKSDAQKVLQSIGWMAEHGVMNHMIIFDDRDLGSFHVDNKSKLLSSFLMESEEPVTYSFLHLTVQEFFSALVHYADYSPEKLQESLKRAKSYRDGRGEMFLRFLCGLSDASTRSLLTGYLDTQAAQASRDVITWLKNFDLLSLGENDNKKQHLRTFYYLYESQNKPLVQELLQSCRELDLSGDHMSALDCTVLSFIMETCRNIEELNLSGCSLDPEGLERLAPALHNLQELGLVANDLPDTSCPQLASVIRNNPSLKRLYLSGNRLSGPHFRDLVAALSSPDCRIEYLGLDNNNLPDTSCPQLASVIRNNPSLKRLVLHDNSLSGPHFSDLVEALSSPACSIEELGLSNNNLPDTSCPQLASVIRNNPSLKILDLSYNRLSGPHFSDLAEALSSPACRIEELELDNNNLPDTSCPQLASVIRNNPSLKSLLLHNNDLSGPHFSDLVEALSSPACRIKYLEMWANGFSDEEEEEIRKIERIKRNMQIYY